From Helicobacter canis:
TTTTTGCCCTCTTTGTTGGCGATGATTTTTGCCTCATTGCCTTCATATACTGCCATTGCAGAGTTTGTCGTCCCTAGGTCGATTCCAATTACTTTTGCCATTTTGTGTCCTTTATGTTGAGATTAGTTGTTTTTCACCACTGCTACCATCGCTGGGCGCAGGGTGCGTTGTTTATACACATAGCCTTGCTGCATTACTTGGGCGATTTGCCCATCTTGTGCCTCTGGCTTTGCCACTTGCATAATACACTCGTGCAAGTTCGGGTCAAACTCCCCGCTTGTATCAATCGCCTCTACGCCGTGGCGACTAAGGATTTTTAGGAAGTTCTCCTGCACAAGCACAATGCCCTCTAAAATCGCGCTATGATCTTTGGCGGCGGCTTTGGCATTATCTAGCGCGTCTAAGATAGGCAGCAAGTCTTTGGCGATTTTTTCATACGCATATTCTAGGGCTTGATTTTTCTCGCGCTCTAGGCGTTTCTTGACATTTTCAAAATCCGCATACGCTCGCATATACTTTTCTTCAAGCTCTTTGTAAGCTTGCTGCATAATCGGCGCGCTAGATTCTTGCTCCACACTAGAATCCACATTAGATCCTAGTGAGTCTTCTGCTATCTCTTGAGTAGCTTCGCTAGGATCTTGGCTAGGATCTTGCTCTTGGCTATCGTGCATTCCAGCGTGCGACTCTTGTAGTAGCTCATCTTTTGATTCATCTTGCATACACACTCCTTATAAAGTAAATTATCCCTATGAAGCTTGCGACTCTAGGGCTTCATAAAAGCTCTCATAGTCTTGGTCAAGTCGCCCAATGCAAAGCATTTTTGCCTCTTGCCCCTGCACCCACGCAGAATGCGCGATGATAAGATAATCGCTAGAATCTGGGAAATACACACAGCTATCAAGCTTGATAAACAAATCCCCGCTAATCATCTCAAGCGCACTTTGAGGTGCATTGGCAAATACCTCGCCCAAAAACCCTAGACCAAAAAAGCGCGTTTTCTCCACACTTTGCAGTGCTTTTAACGCTTGGGCTAGGCTATTGGCGCATACATCTTGGGCGATCCTTTGTATATCATTGATACCAACACCCACAAGCTCTTGACAAAATCGCGCCATAGAAGCCACAAAGGGTATAGCGACACAATCGCGCTCAAACACCAGCACAATCGCGCCATTTTCACCCGCCTCCACCTCCAGCACGCGCAAGAGCTTTTGAGGCGTTGCGACACGCAAGGCACAAGTGAGCCCAAACTCATCACATAGGGAGTGGAGTCGTGTAGTATCAATCACAGGTTCAAGGCGTGTGGGCTGCAGCACTTCTCGCCAATAATTCCGCAAAGCAGCGCGCGTAGGCACACGCCCAGAGCTAATATGCGTCTGTACGATCACGCCCTCTTGTCCTAGAATCTTAAAGTAGTTGCGAATAGTCGCAGAAGAGATCTTCCCCTGCAAGCAGCTCTTTAGCGATTCTGATCCAATAGGCTCGTGGCATTTGACATATTGCTTGATTAAATGATTAAGCAAGAATTCTTTCTTCTGCATAGC
This genomic window contains:
- the grpE gene encoding nucleotide exchange factor GrpE is translated as MQDESKDELLQESHAGMHDSQEQDPSQDPSEATQEIAEDSLGSNVDSSVEQESSAPIMQQAYKELEEKYMRAYADFENVKKRLEREKNQALEYAYEKIAKDLLPILDALDNAKAAAKDHSAILEGIVLVQENFLKILSRHGVEAIDTSGEFDPNLHECIMQVAKPEAQDGQIAQVMQQGYVYKQRTLRPAMVAVVKNN